Genomic segment of Neofelis nebulosa isolate mNeoNeb1 chromosome 17, mNeoNeb1.pri, whole genome shotgun sequence:
GAGTTGGgaagacaaaggggaaaagaagcaTTAGAGAAGGACAAGGCATTTTCtcaagtcaagaaaaagaaagttgcttTCTTAGATAAACTAGccttacagaaaaggaaattaaaaaaagaagcacgGGGACTGGCCAGGCAAGATGGGAAAATagctgaggaagaaaggaaactgagtAAGCCAGAGAAGAAATTAATTCAGGGTAAGGAGAAACTGATCCAGGATATGAAGAAACTGActcatcagaaagaaaaaatagcttGGGAGGAAAAACTACTGGCTTATCCACAAAAGACATTAACCAAGGAAGAGCAGAAGTTAGttttaggagaaaagaaagatactggaaaagggaaaaaacgactaggggaaagaaagagagtgacCCAGAAAGAGGGGAGGGCAGCCCTGAAAAGGAGTAAGTGGGACTGGGAGAAGATTATGATGGCCCATGAAGAAGACATGTGGCCCCAGGAAGAGGTGTTGCCTGTCTGGGGAGAGAGGAAATTgtcccaggaagaggaagagctgGGTGAGGAAGACGAGGAGCtgagtgaggaagaggaggagccctgtgaggaagagaaggagttCAGTGAGGAAGAGCCaagtgaggaagaagaggaactGGCCTGGGATGAAGAGGAACTAATTCTGGACTTAAAGAAACAAGTTAAAGGTAGGAAGAAAAAGTcccacaaaaagaagaaacacattcaAGGTATAGAGAAACATGTTGAAGAAGTGGCCCAGAAAAGGGGGGAATTAGCCCAGGAAGAGGAACATTTGTCTAGCGAAGAGGAGGGACTgtctggggaagaagaaaaacaggcaTCAGAAAGGGGCAGCTTGGCAGAGCAAGAAATTAAATTGACCACAGAGAagaataaatggttaaaaaagaaaaaagaggcctataaaaagaaacaaatccaagaaaatgaaaaacaagttgggaaacaggagaaagaagaccagaaagagaggcaggctagtaaagaggagaaaaaagccaAGGACAGACAATTatcctgggaaagaaagaaactgggccTAGGGCAAGAGGAGAAgcagggggaaaaggagagaagggcccagaaagaggagaaaacgACTGAGAAGAAGAGGCAATGGgcctgggaaaaaaagaaagcagactcaggagaggaggaaaaagctGGGGGGATGAAGAAATGgtcacaagaagaaaagaaacaggcccgggaagaaaagagatgggatcagaaagaggaaaaattggCTCAAAAAGTGGAGAAACAGGCTGAGGATAAAAAACAATGGgccagagaaaagatgaaactggtcccagaagaagagaaaaagatagaAGAAATTGAGAAAGTGTTCCCTCAAAAAGAGAAACGGGCCATGGTGGGGGAAAAACAAGctaagaaagaggagaaatgggTTGGGAAAGACAGGAAAGCCACTgacaaaaaagaacaacagaCCCACAAAGAAGAGCAACTAGCCCTACAAGAGCAGATACGGGCCCAAGAAGAGAGAATATGGGgtcagaaagaggagaaagagagcgataaaaaaaaacaacgggCTTgggtaaaagagaaaatttttgtaGAAAGGGAGGAACACGCTGGTGAAGTGGAGAAAAAATCccaggaaaatgaggaaaaagcaTTGAAGAAAAGACTGACCCAGAAAGACAGTGAATTGGCCAAGGAGAAGAGGCATAttgctaagagaaaaaaagcagtagCCAGAAAGGGGATTGGCAtaactaagagaaagaaaaaaactaaggaagagaaagaagttgTGGAAGAAGAGGAATTGtcccaggaagagagggaattGGCCTATGACATTAGGATCAAGGAGATGGGTGttgccaagaaaaaaaggaaaagaaccaaaGAGGAGAGAATACAGGCAGTGAGGAAActggatatggagaaagggattTGTTCTGAAGACAAAGAGGCTAGTTCCAGGTTAAAAGatataaggaagaaagagagtaACCTGTCCAGGATCCTGGCTAAAACAGTTAGAAAAATGAGTATAGTGCtaccagaagaaacagaaatatgtgAGGAAGAGAGATCATTCATGACAGGGAAGAGTGAAATGGATGGCCAGAAGTGGGAATTTTTTAAGGAACAGGGGgaaataatgaaagaagagaaggagctGGGTCAGGAAGAGGGAAAAGTAGAAGATGATAGGCTGGCCACCAGAGAGAGAACACTGACTGATGGAGAGAGCTTGAAGGAGAACCGAAAGTTACTACAGAAGGTCCAGGGAAAGATACTATTAGATAGAGTCCAGGTAGAGAGTATATTAAAGGAAGTCCAGGAACAAAATATGTTAGGAAAAAAGCGGCTAAAGAAACTTCTGAGGAGAATTGagaagaataaactaaaaaagactCCACTGAAGTGGTTATTAGAGAATATCAGAGATACTCTGTTTGAAGGCTTATCTGAGAGTTTTAttgggaaggaaataaaggaaggtCCAActaagaaggggaaagaggaggagagcattactgaggaagaaaaggaagggattctgcccaggaaggagaaagggaaatatgtgattaagaagaagaaaaagaaggtaagCCTGAGTGAAGAGAAATTGAAGGAGAATTTGGCTAAGAAGCATAAAAAACAAAGTTCATcccaaagaaggagaaagggaaagaggttgACTCAAGAGAACGAGAGGCtgagtaagaagaaaaaagagggccCACATGAGGAGGAGAGCctggatgaggaggaggagagcctgagtgaggaggagaaggagagcttgagtgaggaggaggagagcttgaatgaggaggaagaggagagcctgagcaaggaggaagaggagagcctgagccaggaggaggaggagagcctgagccagggggaggaggaaatggggaagatagagaaaagggagaaggaggaggaaagacagaaggatGGGGAGAGCAGACTTATGGAGGTGATACTCCCAGAAGAGGGAGTATTGAAAACAGAGCTCTCCAAGGAGGAAGTGAGCTTATCAAAGCTAACAATAGAAGATGAGTCTCTTgctgagaaaagaaaaggtacaactagaaggaaaatgacttttaagaaagaaagattgCTTGATGGAAAGAGAGATCCCACACTTAGGGATAAAGTCATGTGGCCAACAGTTCTGAAAAGCCCCTTCAAAATGCCACTCCCAGTAGCTCTGGAAAAGCAGAGAATGCCCAGGAAAGTGTTAGGGGATCATTTAGATTTGAAAGGTCAGGAAAGTCAACTTCTTGGAGCACACCCTGAGACAAGTTCTTGGAGAAGACAAGAGGATGTGCTCTTGGAGAAAGCTAGGGGTATGTTTTTACAAGGGAGGGGAACAGGCTTACAGGCCCAGATCCCAGAAGGCCTCCATAGGCCAGAGTCCCATTTATCTGATATGATCAGGAAACCACAGAAATCTGAACATAGACCCAAAGGTGACATGTGGAAGTGGTTCTTGAAGTCCCAGGATTTgccaatggggaaaactgagggcCAGGTCGTAGGCCCAGCCCTAGCCTCAGCCCCATCCCTTACTTCTGCACCAGCTGAAAGGCCATGCTACTCAGAAGCAAGCTTCTCAGATGAGGACTGGATTAACAATGCCTTAATAAGGCTGGAAGCAGGAGAGCAGCTTTCCAGGAACAGTTTCCATCGACTGCACCAGCTCCTCAGAAACCTCACTTCAAAGGGATACTTGAAATGGATGCGTCTATACAATCTTAAAGCCATTGCTAAACACTTCAGGAAGAACCTAGAAGTAAGTCATGCAGACATATCACAACCCTATAAGGATGTTTTGAGTCCAGTGCACTTAAAAGGGATCCCTccaattagaagaaaagaaaaatgcagccGGCTAGAACCATTCCCTGTTGTTGAAGCAGTGTTGCCATTGGCTGCCACAAGGCCTCAAACCCCACACTGTCTCAGTTGGCCTCTCTTAGATGAGTCCTACAGGAAGAAGCAGGCACAACAGTTATCTTCTGCTGTTAAGCAGATGTTGAACCTTTATCCAGTAAGAAAGGATGTTCCTACAACTGTCTATCCCTCTGTGGATATAAAATCCCTGGACTTGATATTCCAGAAAGACTTCCAGGTcttgagggagaaaggagagctcCCCAAATTTCacaaggcagagaaggaagcacTGCCCATCCCTTCACCAGTATTCCCATCAACCACCAAGAGGATTCAAGTCCCAAAGGCTATAAACTGGCATCTTTTAGGAGAACCTTACAGGAGTGCTCGGGTACAGCAGTTATCCAATGCCCTCAAAGAGATGGAAATGCAACACTTTTATCCTATCGCACGTGAGATTTTCACAGGTGCCCATGACTCTGTGGACAAACAAACTCTAGCATTGATGTTTCAGAAGGATCTCAGAGCTTTTAAGGGAAAAGACAGGCCCCTCACATTGCCCAAGTTGAAGAAGGCGCAGCCCGTctctaagaaaaaggaaaagctgcCTCAATGGGAGACATTTGTGGCACTCTACTATGTTTTGCGGACATTGCAGCAACAATATGCAAAAGACCGCACTGCTTGGATGGAACAGTTTTACCAACTCATGGATCTGTACCAATTTAAGTCCCCCAAAATCCAGAGGCTCCTACTACAGTTGCTGCAGAGAGAGGCACTCCAACCTCAAGAGACCATCTATAAAAATGCCCTGAAAGCCAAGGAGCTGGTACTTGGTGAACGGTTGTTCTGTGGCCTGTTTTGTGGTCATTCTTGTGCCCCTGCAGGTCCTCTCAAGTTCCATGATGTTGTACCTCTGCCTGGGAAGAGCAAGGTGCATACTATCCAACCTGTGGGCATTGCCCAGTATGGGTTCCTAGAACTTGCCTGGAAAAGTCTACCACAAGTCAGTCCTTACCTTATTGAGAGGCTGCCCAACATCTCTACTCCAACTCTATGATTTGGCCTAACATTAGGACTTTGGGGCCTTGCTGGGAAATAAGCCTGGCCATAGATTTTAAGCCTCCTGTACCCACTTCAAGGTGGGCCTAAACAAGTATTTGTATTCATTTGGCTCCAGAAACCTGCTACCTTGTACTGAATAAAATGACATTTCTCATTTGTAACAaacattttgatttctctttcttccccagccTAGGATCCCCATAGAAAGTAGATAGAGAAAACAGATAATCTTTGTCCTCACAGGACTGATTGTTTTTTTGTCAGTGCCCATGCTCAGCAAAGGCATAAAAGGCATAAAACTGTCAGTTTTTTGTCAGTACATCCTTTGGAGGGTAGGGGCCAGCATTTGATCAACTTTTGATAGAAAAGTCTGTCCTGGaactcttttttctttggttAGTATTTCCTCCCTCAAAAGTTCCtaggaggaggggcgcctgggtggcgcagtcggttaagcgtccgacttcagccaggtcacgatctcgcggtccgtgagttcgagccccgcgtcaggctctgggctgatggctcggagcctggagcctgtttccgattctgtgtctccctctctctctctgcccctcccccgttcatgctctgtctctctctgtcccaaaaataaaaaaacgttgaaaaaaaaaaaaaagttcctaggAGGAGAGTGTCTGGTGCAGctgggcttttatttatttagcattaaTTTGAGAGGAAGCAGAGAACACCCATAATTTTTCCCCTTCATAAACTTTGATCTGTAGTTCCTGAACATCTTTAAGCCTTAGTGTTCTCATCTACATAATGGGGAAATAGAGTGAAATAATGATTAAGAATGCCAGCTTTGAATTCAGAAAAACTCTCATTCCAGTTCTTTTTCTGCCATTTATTGGCTCTTTAATCTTAGCTTTTGGTTTCCTCAAAGTATAATGGTGATAGTAACAACTACCTTAGTGAAACACTTAACAGAATTCCTGGAATacagttctctctccctccctttccctctctctctctatcatagGTAGCTATTTTAATGGGAGTTAAGTGTGTGAATAAGAATGTGGGTTATAAGATTCAAACAGGATTTGAATCCCTGCCTTTCAATTTGACATATAATCTTGAGCCAGTGATTTCACCTAagcctcagcttttttttttattttcaattgtttattgtaagcctcagttttatcatgtGCAAATGAGGCTCATTGTGAGGCTCAAGTGTGATTCTGGCTACACCCATTTTAGTGTATTGGGCTAAAGGAGGTGCCTGGGACCTCAAGAGAGTTTGAGGATACCTTGAGAAAGGGAACAGAGCTCAAGGAGACAGTCtgcaagagtaggggaggagtTCAAGCACAAAGGAGGTGCTTGGAAGCCCAAGAGATCTTGGGCATCAGAAATCAGACTGCTGAGGGAAGTGAcaaattctgaggaaaaaaaaaaagtttgggagTCCAGATCAGAAGCTTGGGAGTAAGAGACAGATCTCAGGGGAGAGGTCTGAGAGCCCAAAGGGAACAGCTGGAGTTGACAATGTACAGAAGCTAAGAAGTCCTGGGAACAGATCCCATGCTCAGCAAAGGCATAAAAGTGATGAGCAGAAGAAGCAGATTTTGAGGTTAGAGGAGCCAGGAAGCCCTTGAAGGAGCCAGAGCTCAGGGGAGATCCCTGGAAGCTTAAGAGAGGTGCACAAAGTGCAATGGGGAAGGgtaggagaaaagggaagaaacaaaactttGAGAAGACTGCAAGCTTCCAGGGAAGGAACTAGACCCCAAAAAGCAGTCTGCAAGGTCAGAATAAGTTGAATAATTCCAAAGATTTAAAACATATACTTACACATGGGGGAATTCCCTCCTGTGAAACAGTAAATTATATATAGATGTTTTTTGCTTCTGGCTCCtgctaatatttggtctttgacccttGTTTCTGACACAGAACTCCTAAGTCCCTTGGAATCTCCTGGGAGATAGGAAACTCTTTTTGTTCTAATGAGATGATTCTTGGTGGGCTCTTAGAAAGGGGCTGGTCActagaaagaccaagccatgtaTAGAAGCTTGGGGCTTTCAGCCACCTCTCCCATTCTCTAAATaagggctggagattgagttaatGATCAGTCATGCTacatgatgaagcctccataaaacccccAATGTGTGGGGTTCagggagcttccaggttggtgaacacatctaTGTGCCAGAGGGTGGTGCACCTGAACTCCATGGGGCAGAAGCTCCTTCACTTAGGCACCCTACCAGAGCATCCCCGATGTATCTCTCTGGCTGTATGCTTTAACATATTCTTCATAATAAACCAGCAatagtaagtaaactgttttcttgggttctgtgagctgttgtagcaaattattgaacctgAGGAGAGGATTGTGGGAGCCCGTGAATTCTATCCAAGTCAGACAGTTCTGGGTAACCTGGGTACCAACTACTGGCGATTGGGGTCTGAAGCAGagagcagtcttgtgggactgagacCTTGGGGGTCTGTGCTTACTCtggttagtgtcagaattgaactgCAGGACACCAAGTTCATATTGGAGAATTGGTctgtgtgggggaaaaaaccacACATCTGATGTCAAAAGTGTTGTGTGAGTAAGAAgacagccccccccccatcaaataTCTCCTCAAATATCCTATGTATTTCCAGAAGAGGGGGAAAACAAGATGAAAAGTATTAAATTGTGTTTACTGTAAGGAAAACCGTTAATAGTTTACTAAAAGGTTTGTTACAGCAGGGAAATgaagaaatttgttttccttaaacaCTAGGGAATTTTGCCAAGCTTTTTACAATCCCAGAAATAATAGAGCCATATAGAAGAAACTAAGCTTGACTTATTTATATCagaacaactttaaaaataatttttaaatgtggtaaattatacataacaaaatttaccagtTTAGCCATTTTCAGTGTACAGTTTAgtgcattaaatacattcacattgttgtgcaaccaccagTGTCCATCCAGAGAATGTTTTTCACCTTACAAAATTAAAACTCtgttctcaggggcacctgggtggctcagtcagataagtgtccaactctttttttttttttaatttttttatgtttattcatttttgaaagacagagaccgagcacaagcagggtggggtggagagaaagggggcacagaatctgaagcaggctccaggctctgagctgtcagcaccagagcctgacgtggggctcgagctcacaaaccgtgaaatcatgacctgagccaaagttggacgctcaacccactgagccacccaggtgccccaataagtgtcccactcatgattttggctcaggtcatgatctcatggttcatgagattgagccccacgttgggctctacactgagagcttggatcctgcttgggatcctttctcttcctctctctgcctgtcccctgtttgcatgtgcttgctctctagctctctcaaaagcaaaaaaaaaaaaaaaaacaaaacaaaaacaaaaacccaaaaaaccattCCCATTATataataactccccattctccctacCCCACCACTCCAGCTCCTGGCAActatcattctactttctgtctctgtgaatctaAGTACTTGATATGAGTGGAAACTtaaagtatttgtccttttgtgacttatttcacttagcatagtccctgtcttcagggttcatctgtgttgtagcaggtgtacaatattccattgtatgtatagaccacattttgtccatccatttatctgttggtgggcacttgggttgcttccacccaaattttggctattgtaatgctgcagtgaacatgggtgtacaaaccTCTCTTCAagatcttaaaattgtttttggtatatacccagaagtggaattgctgggtcatatggaacttctatttttttttagaaatggtCAGctggtataattttaaaaataccattaggGTCCATTCTAGTGATTGTCTTCTGACTTTCTGCAGTAATCTAAATCTGTGTTTCACAAACTTTGAAATAAAGTATAAGGCTCcttatgtgtatttaaaattttgttttattttaaacatttaaattattttattgaggtgtaattaacATGCAGTGAAAGGTACAGCCATTAAACTTTCAGTTCGATGAGTTTTGACAACTGTATACACCCTTGTAACAACCATACAAACCAAAGTAAAGTATTTCCAAATGGCCCTTTCCAGTTCTTTTGTGCCCTGTTCCAGTCACTTTTCCAACTCCCTCCTTCAAGGTAACCACTCTTTTATTACCTTTAGTTTTTCCTGTTCTTGCactccatataaatggaattataaagtATGTAAACTCCTGTTTGgggcttattttgcttaacatatttTTTGAGACGCATCTATATTGTGCATATTAGTTTTTCCTTATTGTATGAACacaccatgatttatttattctcatgTTGATGGATGTTTGAATTATCTCCAGGTAGATGTATCATGAATgaggctgctatgaacactctTGGATAAGTGTTACTAtggatgttttcatttcttttgggcaaATACTTCAGGATGGAATTTAGGTTTATAagaatattttcccaaagaggTATCACTTTATACTCCCCAACGCTATTTATGAGCATTCCAGTTGTGCCACATACTTGCCAACATTTCACGTTgtcatgttcttttatttctagtaGGCATAGATAATTTTCATGGGCATAGGTATTTCATTGTGACTTAGTGCTGATTAAGTTGTGTTGACcccatcgcttctcggccttttggctaagaacAAGTGAAGTTGTGTTGACCCCTTTTTTCTAgcgcttattggccatttttatatcatttgtgAAGTGTCTAAGTCATTTGTGCCCCACCcctttaaattgggttgtctttttattttgatttaaagatGTTCTTGTCTATTACCAATGTTTTATGATGAGCAGatatattttgatgaagttcaacaTATCATTTCTTTCATGGTTAGTGCATTTTGTGTCCTGTTCAAGAAAATTTTGCTTTCTCCAACCAAAATGATAAAGATATccgtctatgttttcttctagaaacctTATGGTTCTGGGTTTAACATTTAGCTCTATGATCTATCTCTAATTTGTGTGTATGGGGTAAGATGCCAAGTTTCAATCTTCTTTCCCACAGAGATAGCTAATTGTTCCAAATATCATTTGTTAAAACTTTCTCATTGACTTGCACTGGTTcttctgtcaaaaattaattgacagTAATTATTTCAGGGCTCTGTTCCATTGATACATTTGTCCTTAAATCAATGGCATACTACCTTCATTATTTTTGACTGGTAAGATCTGGTAGTGTCttccaattttgctttttttttaaatattattttctctctcctagatcctttgcatttccatataaaatttcaaatcaaCTAGTAATTTCTTCAAGAAAGGCTGCTGGAATCTTTGAAAGGGGTTGCATTAATTTCATAGATTTAggaagaatggacattttaagaatacTGAACCATCCAGTGAACATGGAATCTCCCCCACTTGTTTAGGTCTCCCTTGATTTATCCTAACAATAGTCAATTAGTTTTCAAAATAGAGATCATAACACATCTTTTAGGCAGATTTAATCCCTAATAATTTGATGATTTTGATGTTATGGTAAATGGCattgttcatttcattttccaattgttGGTAGAATATAGCAATATAGttgaattttgtatattaaccttataTCCTAGAAAGTTGATAAACTCATTaataatattctaaaaatattctaGAGTTATTTTCATACGTAAGCACgttatttgcaaataaaagttttatatcaGAGTGTAAGCAGAGGACACTTGCTGTCAGTCAAGACAGAGAGACCCAATTTGGAGATTTGTCTTATCACcatcatttttttgtttacttagctacttagctttttaaagaattaaattcttCAACttataattgctttaaaaaaagttttatttcatcttttctcatatttattctttttattataatgtcACACTGGCTAGGACTTCAAATATGATGTTGAATACAAGTGAGAACAGGCATTCTTACATTATTCCCAACCTTAGGGGAAGGTGTTCAAAAGTTCACCATTAAATATGTTAGTTGTATGTTTTCCTACATTCCTTTTATCAGGCTGAGGAAATTCCTTTCTGTTCTGAGTGTGCTGAAAGCTTTTATCATGAGGGTGTTGAATTTTTGTCGGTAAACTTTAACAGAAAAGTTGTGAAGATAGCAGA
This window contains:
- the LOC131499327 gene encoding WD repeat-containing protein 87-like; the encoded protein is MMSVKCWNVTKMAPSPRLIPEWKDLKLFINNMLKDLKSAEKPKNEVIVLSDWPETLYQEPHHPQSKPFICFYSININYFVSLNWVEPDSNQIQAVLWIQKKDTEAEGTMEKMMFCVMDQVPPIEAMVHTGSYHMLVAYCGDMHLWLFGDHHRAFISLGTVPCRFFISCLCYDPETEVLLSGTLGAVVTWLILPNGRDLQMAQTVPMSGHELVQGFSLNGPKGSLLALCENKVRVFTHQGQGQLKEVRKFTPIGSGSSITCSFTCVSQGYFYAGNKDGEIHAWSLDQGNFLHSFQAHSSSVICVHSRPEIHTLLTAGREGTVREWNLAVGNLLRQLDIGEGLRQLQFIDNTTFFCQTTHAFSLHHLPYFYSLFNVCGSAPEQVHRVCCGRNWTRILCATKDGLLRFLSPVTGDLLVLTWPLLVMDKAVAWAYDPDNEELFVATGSSEVLVFDATHSPCTAKYMVCTSVNSRDRVSCLAYAQSHLGMGLVGLMFCGHDSGIVRILSHYSYARIEKTVHSGAVLALSTLEGPQENSLLCSYGMDNTVYLTEALLWKNKVILQSISKILCSCPLQHVILLPGSVGAITDNHCWRLWHYQDFLQSAESKQSSMFEETKCLHRCAITSFDVCSSLKLFVTGGIDGSVRIWDFHGRLITELDSALHFGPLCFANNRGDLLLTFNQSLYLVSCLKLLPPARLIHLAILNNADEIQEDPKLFLPSFFFSFEIVLVPKFVYLGQGLQELQGLEALVNKRVIAFDNTVPHVVEEERRMPSLIQVEPKLHFLEDKDIAFSIPDPKHNRPPHVVPAQLRLAGWNGLNPYHKLHGFFGKGRQWPFAPDGYIPNSVIRACLWPDGTPVFLRHDLYPSYRDTDWDMTEPIRRQTLSPMPLSEENISMRRERDKSKWWKRTFYDVLTSFINRNWAGRKLDEGLLNNLIEAILSLTVYCSIDQYTTYISALAQIFATYQVSPRLCSETACRLLEDTLHPNPCIRELAWEGLDMLGIMSHLFAVPLSLGLMDSDENVRAKALYLMIRVTGIQSKSMLVGLLKEQETLQKMQQELIGETSLDQLLGIQANDIQCLLTRVEQQLNENLTLSHRDQQPPFSLDISMDGEPETFVKRTFIPEEITKRKKRMTYVQEKRESLIKKDLRVSRKKRETELVKFSSMLVPSEDEGEQREAKKSELIDTEDVALEPELPLSTFSPAKSEEVAESKEVLTEATEAMEATEEGRGHMAVTEAVEATQIMKAIDQHNMKDYGEIFPKLERQELMKRLWERAVEKSHEKVAAKLKQKENLKDISKTTAEEPKEKVMQIAEQEKDTRKKLGKGGQGLAGAPGHTGESDTRSWRNDICYLATARIASSHPGMLRDLGQELVDLARVILAPQEPSWDLFQEICPLLKDSSELEERVVEEPSTITEKVDKEIVEEEVTELGRQRGKEALEKDKAFSQVKKKKVAFLDKLALQKRKLKKEARGLARQDGKIAEEERKLSKPEKKLIQGKEKLIQDMKKLTHQKEKIAWEEKLLAYPQKTLTKEEQKLVLGEKKDTGKGKKRLGERKRVTQKEGRAALKRSKWDWEKIMMAHEEDMWPQEEVLPVWGERKLSQEEEELGEEDEELSEEEEEPCEEEKEFSEEEPSEEEEELAWDEEELILDLKKQVKGRKKKSHKKKKHIQGIEKHVEEVAQKRGELAQEEEHLSSEEEGLSGEEEKQASERGSLAEQEIKLTTEKNKWLKKKKEAYKKKQIQENEKQVGKQEKEDQKERQASKEEKKAKDRQLSWERKKLGLGQEEKQGEKERRAQKEEKTTEKKRQWAWEKKKADSGEEEKAGGMKKWSQEEKKQAREEKRWDQKEEKLAQKVEKQAEDKKQWAREKMKLVPEEEKKIEEIEKVFPQKEKRAMVGEKQAKKEEKWVGKDRKATDKKEQQTHKEEQLALQEQIRAQEERIWGQKEEKESDKKKQRAWVKEKIFVEREEHAGEVEKKSQENEEKALKKRLTQKDSELAKEKRHIAKRKKAVARKGIGITKRKKKTKEEKEVVEEEELSQEERELAYDIRIKEMGVAKKKRKRTKEERIQAVRKLDMEKGICSEDKEASSRLKDIRKKESNLSRILAKTVRKMSIVLPEETEICEEERSFMTGKSEMDGQKWEFFKEQGEIMKEEKELGQEEGKVEDDRLATRERTLTDGESLKENRKLLQKVQGKILLDRVQVESILKEVQEQNMLGKKRLKKLLRRIEKNKLKKTPLKWLLENIRDTLFEGLSESFIGKEIKEGPTKKGKEEESITEEEKEGILPRKEKGKYVIKKKKKKVSLSEEKLKENLAKKHKKQSSSQRRRKGKRLTQENERLSKKKKEGPHEEESLDEEEESLSEEEKESLSEEEESLNEEEEESLSKEEEESLSQEEEESLSQGEEEMGKIEKREKEEERQKDGESRLMEVILPEEGVLKTELSKEEVSLSKLTIEDESLAEKRKGTTRRKMTFKKERLLDGKRDPTLRDKVMWPTVLKSPFKMPLPVALEKQRMPRKVLGDHLDLKGQESQLLGAHPETSSWRRQEDVLLEKARGMFLQGRGTGLQAQIPEGLHRPESHLSDMIRKPQKSEHRPKGDMWKWFLKSQDLPMGKTEGQVVGPALASAPSLTSAPAERPCYSEASFSDEDWINNALIRLEAGEQLSRNSFHRLHQLLRNLTSKGYLKWMRLYNLKAIAKHFRKNLEVSHADISQPYKDVLSPVHLKGIPPIRRKEKCSRLEPFPVVEAVLPLAATRPQTPHCLSWPLLDESYRKKQAQQLSSAVKQMLNLYPVRKDVPTTVYPSVDIKSLDLIFQKDFQVLREKGELPKFHKAEKEALPIPSPVFPSTTKRIQVPKAINWHLLGEPYRSARVQQLSNALKEMEMQHFYPIAREIFTGAHDSVDKQTLALMFQKDLRAFKGKDRPLTLPKLKKAQPVSKKKEKLPQWETFVALYYVLRTLQQQYAKDRTAWMEQFYQLMDLYQFKSPKIQRLLLQLLQREALQPQETIYKNALKAKELVLGERLFCGLFCGHSCAPAGPLKFHDVVPLPGKSKVHTIQPVGIAQYGFLELAWKSLPQVSPYLIERLPNISTPTL